GACTTTCTAAGCAACCTTGAAAAAATAGCCAAAGCTTTCAGTAGCTCCTTGGATTTGCTCAACACAATGAGGGTTGGAGAGGCAAGGGTACAGCTTGCTGAAGTGTTGAAGCTTGAGGAGAAGGGGAAAGACCTCAGGACTAGGCTCGAAGAATTGATTGTCTCCTCGAGGCTGGAGCCTTCTCTTAAAGAAGACTTGTTAAACTTTGTCATCAAGGCTGACGCCATAGGAGATCATATCAAGGAGGCTGCGAGGGAGCTTACCATTCTCCCAATACTGGAGATTCCAGTGGAGATTCGTAACGGAATTATAGAGTTGAGCAAGCTATCTATAACAGCTCTCCACCAACTAATATCGGCCGCTAAGAAAACCATGGAGGGGAATAATACGGAAGCTCTCGAGGATATAAAGTTGATCAACAAGTATGAGGAAAGAGCTGATCAAGTTGATCTTGCGAACAGAGGATTGCTCCTAACCTTAGCAGACAAGTTGAGACCAGTCACCATGTCTATCCTCATACATGATTTGAACAAGGATTTAGAAGAAAGCGTTGATGCCTGCCAGGTGGCCGGCGAGTACTTGAAGCTTATCATCCTTACATGGCTTGCCTAGCTTGAATCCTTCTTTAGAATGGGGTTTTACTAAGCGAAATAGTTTTATTTTCAACTAGCTTAACTGTTAAGGGGTTTGCATGAAAAGGCTTCTGTACCCTATGCGGACTTATCTAATAGTTTCAGGCAGAATTGGCGGAGAAGTAAATGTTATGGCGGCCGACTGGGTCACCATGGTTTCCGCAGACCCCTTCATCATAGCTGTGTCTATATCCCCTAAGAGATATACTCACAAGCTTATAACAAGGTATAAAGAGTTCGTGGTGAGCGTTCCAACCGTTGAAATCCTTAAAGACGTCTGGCTCTTCGGCTCGAGGAGTGGGCCGGGTAAACTATCCGAGGCAAGGGTTACATTCGAGAAGCCCGTAGCCGTGAGCGTTCCATTGATAAAAGAAGCAGTTGCTAATCTAGAATGCAAGGTTATAGGTATGCATGATTACGGGGATCACACACTTTTCATAGGAGAGGTGGTAGCGTACACTTACAATGACAAGGTCTTCCCCGACGATGAGCCGAAGCCAGGCTCAGGCTTCATTCTTCACATCGCTAAGGACAAGTTTACGGTGGAAGAAAGCTCAGTCGTCAAGGCCAGGTAAGGCTTGCTACACAGGATTAGAACCACTTATATATCTGTTGATACCATATTTTCAAGTGTGAACAATCATGTCTAGACCGGATTACTATAAATTCTTAAGTAGCAGGGCCAATCTTATAGAGCCTAGCCCTATAAGGGAGATGGTAAGCAAGATCGCGGTTAAATCAAAAACCAGGCAAGTCATATCCTTTGCGGCGGGAGAGCCGGATCCCGACGTGATACCCAGGGAGCTCTACGCTGAGCTGTCTTCAGAGCTTTTCAAAAAAGTAAGGATAATAGGCAACTACTCCCCTGCTGATGGAGTCATAGACTTGAAGAATGAGATAGCAGGATTCATGAAGGAATTTGAAGGGGTTAGCACAAACCCCGAGAACATCGTTGTGACCCTCGGAGGCTCCCAGGCCATCGATCTTATAGGGAGGCTACTCCTGGATCCGGGAGATATGGTTTTGACTGAGAACCCATCTTACGTTAACACACTCCTCGTCTGGAAGCACTATGGGGTTCAGATTAAGGGAATACCCATGGATGATCATGGGCTGATACCGGAAGAGTTGGACAGGGCGCTTTCAAAGCTGAGTAAGGAGGGGAAAAGGGTTAAACTACTCTACACTATCCCGACAGGGCAGAACCCTTCCGGCCTGACTCTGGCCCAGGAGAGGAGGAAGCACGTTCTGGAGATTGCGAGCAAGTACGATATCCTCGTAGTGGAGGACACGGCTTACAACCACCTATTGTACGAGCCTATAGAGGTTAAAACGTTAAGATCTATGGATAAGGAGGGCAGGGTTATCTATGTAGGCTCCTTTAGCAAAGTCCTCGGAACAGGATTGAGAATTGGCTGGCTGGAAGGGCCGCTGGAGATTGTTGAGAAAGCTAAGATGGCCAAGGGGCCCATGGACATGTGTCCCCCAGTTCCAATGCAATACTTAGTGCTAGAGGTATTGAGAAACAAGGTTTTCAAGCATGTGAAGGAAAGGGCTATTGAAGCCTACAGGTTGAAACGGGATCTAATGATCAAAGCCATAGAGAAGTACTTGCCGGGGATCAAGTACACGCGTCCAGTAGCTGGAATGTTCGTGCTGATATGGTTGCCTAGGAACATAGAGGCGGCACAGTTCACAGAAGTCCTTCTAGAAAAGTATGATGTCGCAGCAATCCCTGCCACGCCATTCTACACTGATGAGTCAGGGAGGAGTGTCGTTAGGCTCAACTTCTCAATGGCTAAGACAGACCTTATCGATGAGGGTATTAGACGTATAGGAGAGCTTTTAAAGGAGCTCACTACCTAGTCTTCTTTTTTAAACAAAGAAGCTTGCAACGCTTGACACTATGAGTGGTCCGTTTAGATCCACGAAAGTGGTCATTAACGGAAACACAAGGTTGTCAGGGTTCCAGCCCATTTTAAAAGAAACCTGGGTCAAGTAGAAAGTGAGCAGGGAGGAGATGAGGAAGAGTACTGGGAATGATAACCCTATTATGAGAACACTTATTCCGACGCTTTGAATGCTTGTCAAGGTTAGCCCTGAAACTATTAGCATGCTCACTAACACTGCTATGAAGGTTGCGATGGCTATTGTTTTCGAATCATCAACGTACTTGTGCAAAGAGTTTTCAACGCCAAGGTGGAGCTTCACGTTTAAAGAGTTCCCGAGGACGCCCATTCCAGCACCTATTAAGGCGTTGAAAGCTGGCAACGAGCCAAGGATTAATGGTAGCCTCGCAAGTATTGCTGTCCTGGTTGCAAGGGACAGCCCTCCCAGGCTACTGCCGAATGATGCTGCGACAGACGATGCCGTGTTCTCCAACAGGGTTCTCAACCCTCCAGTTCTCCATACAATAAGCACGGAGACAATAGCGATAGTGCTTAGTGAAGCAACAATAATGGCCTCCGAAGAAGGTGAGAGTGCTTGGAAAAGGCTTGAAACAGTGATGAATGTGAAAGGGGTTAACGCATCACCAACGCCTGTGACGATCGTTGCGACGAAATCCGTAGGATCCCTCCCAGTTTTGAACAGAAGTATTATTGAAAAAGTGGTTACCGGGGTCAGGATGAGGTATATTATTGTGCTAGAGGCCAGGGATATGAATAGGAGTGTGAGGAGGTCCGGGGATGAAAGGTCTAGTGAAGCCGAGATAATGTAGGCTAATAGCGCTATTATTATTGATGCAATTATAGTGACGGAGTAGCTGATTAAAACATTGTAGAGATTATACTTTGAGAGAATCCTTGGCTCGGTTTCACCGATGTGAAGGGCTGTTGTAAGCCTGTAGCCGAAAGATCCGTACACGTCTCCCCGGAGATCCATTAAGCCGGGGATCAGCATTAAGAAAACAGGGTATAGGGTAAGGATTTCAACGCTTGTCTGGAGACTGAGGCCTGCCAATACTTCGCCAACGCCCAGTGCTCCCATGGATATTAATAGCCGATTCACCCTCTTGTTCAGCAACCCTATCGCCCATGGCTTCTTATCAACGCTCCTCCATGTTTTCCACTAATAATTAATCATAACACGTATATAACTCCTTCTTTAAAACCTCTGTAAGGATTTAAAAACCATTAAGCCATACTAATAGAAGTGTTTGAGGAATCCCTGTTGAGCCAGCGAATCCCGCCCGACATTCATAGAATGTTGCATGAGAAACCCGTTAAGATAACCTACAAGGCGATGCCGGTTAGAGAGGTTTTAAACAACATCTGGCTACAATCAGACATAGCCCTCGACCTTGCGTTTTACTCTTACTTCGCCCGTGACAACGGCACTGCTAAGCTAGTCCTCGAGATAAACAAGAGCATCGACGAGCTACTCGGCCAGTTTATCCTTCACACGAGCCTAGCCTACGGGAGAAGTAGGGAGGGTGGTTTCGCAGTCCTCCTCGCACACTACTATGCTTCGTCAATGGACACTATCGTGGACTCGGTGAAGGATATAGTGTACATGCTTCTAACAGGCTACGACATACTGGTCAGCTACGAGAACATTCTCTACTACACCGAGGGCGAGGTCATAGCCCCATACACTCTCGCCGAGGATGTCAGGGTAATAGATATCACCGATAAGTACCCGCTAGATGTCATTCTCGCGGCGAAGAACGGGGAATGGAGGATCGCGCCGGGGTTGCGTGAGAAGATTTCAAGGGGGAGCAGAATCTACTTGAGAGGCTTCAAAGAAAATGTTTACAGGTTTTTCAGGGATAAGGGCGTGGAGATCGCGGAGAAGCCGCTCGAGAACAGGGAGGCGGAGCAACTAATTAAAGGGATTATCGAGTTGAAAGAGTTCACAAGGCTAATGGTTGACCTAGCACACTACTCGCTCACGGAGGCCAACCCCGGGGTCATTCAAGAGGTGGAGGACCTTGAGGTCTACGTTGACTGGAAACACCTCCAAGTCCTCAACACCCTGAGAGAGTGCTTCGGGAGAATAGATTCCTCAACCCATGTAGGGCTGACAACCATGTTGAAAGAGCTCGAGGACATAGCCGACGCCAGCAACACGATAAGCCACATAACAATGATGATAGGGGAAACACCTGGAGAATACTACGACGTTTTCAAAAAAGTCTTCGAAACCATAGGTGAAACCCTCAGAACAATCACGGTTGAAAAAGAAGTCGAGCTCGACAAGCTCACCCTCTGGTTGCGGAAATACGGGGGCTCGGTGCTAGCCGTGAAAAGCGGAACGGAGTGGATAGCACACCCGCTCGCTAAAAACATAGTGTTAAAGCCCGGGGACAAGATACTCCTAGCCCACCAGGCAGAGTTCACGGACGAGGTAAACACAATTCTTTCAAAAATCTCAAGAAGCCATTGATTAATGATTAAACTGGAATATCTTCTCAAAACCTTTTTATACATAACACGCTAATATTATAATATTGGTGTAAGAACCCATGAAGGCAATCTCACCAGTCATAGCAACAGTCATAATTGTGGCAGTAGCAATAGCAATTTCAATAGCAGTAGCGCTATGGCTGACAGGCATAGTTGGAGGATTCACAACAGTGGAGAACCTGCAAATAACCTACGCATACGCTGAAAAAACTGGTACGGTTTGGAATATTCAATTAAGGATCGAGAACAAGGGCACAGGCACAGCTACAATTGATCAAGTATTTGTAAACGGCAAGCCATTAGATAGCAATGCTATCAACATATCCTTACCCATATCGATTAACCCAGGACAAAGTCAATCTATAACCATTACCTTGTCTGGCACGGGCTTCTCGTCAGGTCAGCAGGTTGAGGTAAAGCTTCATACTGCCAGCGGTAAGGAGTATCCGAAAATGGTCACCCTACCATAATGTTTCTTTTTTTCTCTCCCCACGGCTAGGTGTCTCCCTGTGCGGGCTTTAAGCCCTTTAATAGCTACGGTTATACTGGTTTCTGTCGCAATAGCTGTTTCCGTAGCTTTCGCGCTCTGGGCTTCCAACATGGTGAGTGTTGAGTCGAGCAGGGATTTAGAGATAATCTCCTCCTACAGCAACCCGGTAGGAGGTGGGTGGAATGTCACCGTTATCGTCAAGAATATTGGGACGAGGCCTACGAGCATTGTCAGGGTTATGGTTAACCAAAGGGTTTGCGATATAATGGTTGAGTTTGAAGGGGCAAGGGGCAGGGCTTCACACCCTGCGGGGAACACGGACTACTATATTGCCCCGGGAGAGCGAGTTGTCCTGTACTTTACACTGAGAAGCCAGGAGTCCTGCGGCATTCTTTTCACTCCTGGGCAAATGGTTGAGATAACTATTGTGACATCGACCGGGATGGAGTATCCGCAGAGTGTTCAGCTAAAGTAGTTTTTACTTTTAAGCCCACCTTATTCCCATTTCCACAATATTTAAATAATCCTGAAACAAATGATCTAAACGGGGTGGGATTATGAATAAGGCGTTAACGGTTACGCTTCTCTCGCTGACATCGCTATTTGCTTTACTGGTAGGGTTGTGGTATAGCAATGTTTTCGCCTACACCGGCGGCTTCCCATCCTATGATTACAGGGTTTAC
This is a stretch of genomic DNA from Thermosphaera aggregans DSM 11486. It encodes these proteins:
- a CDS encoding PLP-dependent aminotransferase family protein, with protein sequence MSRPDYYKFLSSRANLIEPSPIREMVSKIAVKSKTRQVISFAAGEPDPDVIPRELYAELSSELFKKVRIIGNYSPADGVIDLKNEIAGFMKEFEGVSTNPENIVVTLGGSQAIDLIGRLLLDPGDMVLTENPSYVNTLLVWKHYGVQIKGIPMDDHGLIPEELDRALSKLSKEGKRVKLLYTIPTGQNPSGLTLAQERRKHVLEIASKYDILVVEDTAYNHLLYEPIEVKTLRSMDKEGRVIYVGSFSKVLGTGLRIGWLEGPLEIVEKAKMAKGPMDMCPPVPMQYLVLEVLRNKVFKHVKERAIEAYRLKRDLMIKAIEKYLPGIKYTRPVAGMFVLIWLPRNIEAAQFTEVLLEKYDVAAIPATPFYTDESGRSVVRLNFSMAKTDLIDEGIRRIGELLKELTT
- a CDS encoding potassium channel family protein; protein product: MSQRIPPDIHRMLHEKPVKITYKAMPVREVLNNIWLQSDIALDLAFYSYFARDNGTAKLVLEINKSIDELLGQFILHTSLAYGRSREGGFAVLLAHYYASSMDTIVDSVKDIVYMLLTGYDILVSYENILYYTEGEVIAPYTLAEDVRVIDITDKYPLDVILAAKNGEWRIAPGLREKISRGSRIYLRGFKENVYRFFRDKGVEIAEKPLENREAEQLIKGIIELKEFTRLMVDLAHYSLTEANPGVIQEVEDLEVYVDWKHLQVLNTLRECFGRIDSSTHVGLTTMLKELEDIADASNTISHITMMIGETPGEYYDVFKKVFETIGETLRTITVEKEVELDKLTLWLRKYGGSVLAVKSGTEWIAHPLAKNIVLKPGDKILLAHQAEFTDEVNTILSKISRSH
- a CDS encoding magnesium transporter, giving the protein MNRLLISMGALGVGEVLAGLSLQTSVEILTLYPVFLMLIPGLMDLRGDVYGSFGYRLTTALHIGETEPRILSKYNLYNVLISYSVTIIASIIIALLAYIISASLDLSSPDLLTLLFISLASSTIIYLILTPVTTFSIILLFKTGRDPTDFVATIVTGVGDALTPFTFITVSSLFQALSPSSEAIIVASLSTIAIVSVLIVWRTGGLRTLLENTASSVAASFGSSLGGLSLATRTAILARLPLILGSLPAFNALIGAGMGVLGNSLNVKLHLGVENSLHKYVDDSKTIAIATFIAVLVSMLIVSGLTLTSIQSVGISVLIIGLSFPVLFLISSLLTFYLTQVSFKMGWNPDNLVFPLMTTFVDLNGPLIVSSVASFFV
- a CDS encoding flavin reductase family protein; the encoded protein is MKRLLYPMRTYLIVSGRIGGEVNVMAADWVTMVSADPFIIAVSISPKRYTHKLITRYKEFVVSVPTVEILKDVWLFGSRSGPGKLSEARVTFEKPVAVSVPLIKEAVANLECKVIGMHDYGDHTLFIGEVVAYTYNDKVFPDDEPKPGSGFILHIAKDKFTVEESSVVKAR
- a CDS encoding archaellin/type IV pilin N-terminal domain-containing protein, producing MKAISPVIATVIIVAVAIAISIAVALWLTGIVGGFTTVENLQITYAYAEKTGTVWNIQLRIENKGTGTATIDQVFVNGKPLDSNAINISLPISINPGQSQSITITLSGTGFSSGQQVEVKLHTASGKEYPKMVTLP
- a CDS encoding DUF47 domain-containing protein, giving the protein MEGLNIRLSDILSVEAIETLIDFLSNLEKIAKAFSSSLDLLNTMRVGEARVQLAEVLKLEEKGKDLRTRLEELIVSSRLEPSLKEDLLNFVIKADAIGDHIKEAARELTILPILEIPVEIRNGIIELSKLSITALHQLISAAKKTMEGNNTEALEDIKLINKYEERADQVDLANRGLLLTLADKLRPVTMSILIHDLNKDLEESVDACQVAGEYLKLIILTWLA